Sequence from the Erythrobacter insulae genome:
TCGGTTATGGCCGGCTCGGCCTGTGCTTCGCTGTTTGCCGCGGTACAATTCAGATTGCCCGAACCAAAGCTGTTCAGGGTGCATTTTGCAGTGCCGGTCACGTTGATATCGCCTGCCCCTGCAATGTTGGCTTCCACCTCGCCATCGGACGCAAAGGCCACATTGCCCGATCCGCCGATGGAAATTTCGGCCCTGTCCGCTTTGAGGCCGGCAAGCAGGACATCGCCTGATCCCCCGATTGTGACCTCAAGACGCTGCGCCGTGCCTGCGCCTTTGATAGAGCCTGATCCGCCAATGCTGATCTCAAGGGTTTCGGCTGCGATGGAATCGATGGCGACGGAACCTGACCCCCCGATAACGATTTCAGGGGTGCTGGAAACGGTCGCCGCTTGCACCGCCCCTGACCCTGCGATCACGATGCTTTGCGGCGCGGGCATTGTGATGCGAACCACCGGACTGCCATCTGTGAAGCTGAAACCGGGTTCACTGGTTACGCCGATTGTGCTCTCGTCGAGCGTAAAACGAAGCGCGTTATCCGGATCATCCTCAACCACGATGTTCAGCGTTTCACCCTCGGACACGATGACATTGGCATCGGTGGCGACCACCAGATCGGTTGGCGCAGCGCCGCCAATATCCAGATCGGCCAAAGGCACACCTTCTTCGCCATTGATAGTCATGTCGACATTGCTGCATCCCGTCAGGGCAACACCCATGGCTAGCACGGCGAACGGGGCGAGGCGTTTGAATATCCGAGCAATCATAGTTCTGTCTCCATCCGGAAGCTAAGGCGTGTTGCTGGTATAATACACTAGGCGGGCGATAACAAGGGAGCTGGAATCAAAAAGGGCCACCCCGGCGGGCAGCCCTTTGATTGGTCTTTGATGCGAATTCGGCCTTAGCTGTCGTCGTCATCATTGTTGTAATATTGCGGAGCATGTTCGCGCAGCACTTCGAGAATTTTCTCCAGTGCGGTCGCTTCATCGGACTCTTCCATAGCGCCCAGTTCGCGCGCGAGGCGGCTGGATGCCGCTTCAAAAATCTGACGCTCGGAATAGCTCTGCTCTGGCTGATCCTCAGGCCGGAACAGGTCACGCGTCACTTCGGCGATCAATACAATCTCGCCGCTGTTGATCTTCGCTTCGTATTCCTGTGCCCGGCGTGACCACATGGTACGCTTGACCTTGGGCTTGCCCTTGAGCGTTTCCATCGCCTCTTTCAGAGTCTTGTCAGACGACAGCTTGCGCATGCCGATCGATTCCACCTTGTTGGTTGGCACGCGGAGCGTCATACGCTCTTTTTCAAAGCGCAAAACATACAGTTCAAGCTGCATACCTGCGATTTCTTCATTCTGCAGTTCGATCACACGGCCAACGCCATGCTTTGGGTAAACCACATAATCTCCGACCGTAAAGGCGGGCGCATTGCTTGCCATGCGAGTTCCTTTCTTGCGGTCGCAGAATCAACTTACAGACAAGAGACTTGATCGGCGGCGCCCGGTTCTGCGAGGCAGAAGCCGACACCGGAGTAAAACCGTCCAAACCTGAGGTTGTTGAGTTGCGACCTTCCTGGTTTTCATCGCCAGCGCCGGTTCCAACCAGCGCGGTTGCATCATTATATAACATAATCGCAACAATATTGCGAGTCGCATCGAAGCAAGCGCAAGTAATTGCCCAAAGCATCGCACATGCGACCACAATCAAATGCGCATGATTCACCGAATCTGATTATATTACAGAGGCTTAAACAACCAGCCTAAACCGCCGGCCCGATGCACGATCGTACGATTAATCGCCTTCGCCGGGCGCTTCGCTGAAGTATTTTTCGAACTTGCCTTCTTCGCCCTTGTGCTCATCGGCATCTGCAGGCGGCTCTTTCTGGCTCGTGATGTTGGGCCATTCCGCTGAGAATTTGGTGTTCAGCTCAAGCCATTTTTCAAGACCGTCTTCGGTATCGGGCAGGATCGCTTCAGCCGGGCATTCCGGTTCACACACGCCGCAATCAATGCACTCGCTGGGGTTGATGACCAGCATGTTTTCGCCTTCGTAAAAGCAATCCACCGGGCACACTTCAACGCAGTCGGTGTATTTGCATTTGATGCAGTCATCAGTGACGACGTAAGTCATAGAAAAAGGCTTTCGGTCTTTGGGCTTGTTTGAGCGCGTCGTGCTATGGCGATTTCGGCCCGTGGGTCAAGGCCCAGATTGCGCGAAGGCGCTTGCCGATCAGCCAATGCCAAGGTCACGGTAATGCTGTTTCGCCGCTGCGGGAGATGCCCTCTGGTCGGGCAGGCTCAGAACTTCGATGATGCGGACGGTGTCTCCTTGCATGAAGGTCAACACGTCTCCGATCTGCACATTTTCGCTAACTCGCTTCACATGCTGGCGATTGCGGCGAAATGCGCGGCCTTCAATCATCGCGCAGGCGGCTGAACGGGTTCGGGCAAAACGAAGATATACTAAAAGCCGGTCGAGCCGGATGCTATCGCAGCAATCTTCGTTCCCGCTTTCCTTCATCCGCCCAGCAGGTCCGCCAATCCATCAAACGCGCCGCCCGCCCGTGCGGGTCCGGTGTCGGTGTGCGGTTTGGGCGTGCGCGCGCCGCCTTTGGTACCGGGTTTACCGCGGGTCCCGTTGGATGGCTTGGTCCGGGTTGCGCCATCGTTTGAACCGTTGCCGTTGCCGCTGCGGCTGCCGGGCCTTTTGCCTTTACCCTTCCGATTCTCCGTTTTGGAGCCGCGGCGCGGTGTCTCGCCTGCGCGGCGCGGTCTCCATGTCCAGCTATCGGGCGCGGGCGGGCCATGAGCGGCCTCTTCCAAAGAGCGTCCACGCTGCATTCTGAAACCTGCGCTTCCCAATAGTCGGCGCGCGTTTTCCTCTTCCAACCCGATTGAAATCGGCAAAGCCAGATTGAGCCGGAAGCGCGGATTGCGGTCTTTGGTGGTCGCATCGCTTGCTTTGGCCCGTGTTTCAAACGCGGCGCGCAGGATCTTTTCGGCCAGATCGACCCGGATCGCTTGTGATCCTGCGGGGCGATACCCCGCCGGCAGCTGTTTCGCCTCTTTCAGAACGGGCAGCATCGCCTCCTGCAAAGGTCTTTTGTCGAGGCCCAATGCGCTCAGCAGTTGACGCGGCGCGGGCTTGAGCAGCGGGCTGGCAAAGATATCGAGCGCGCCAAACGTCACGCCGAGCTTGCGCAGGAATGGCCGCATTTCTTTGGGCAGATGCTCCAATCCTGCGTTCTCGCGGCTGATTACGCCGCGGGCATCGATCAGCGTGATAAGCAGCGCGCGCGCTTGGGATCCGGCTTGCGGATCACGCGCCGCTTGGGCCAGCTTGCGCAGGGGAGCAAGCGGTTCAAGCTTTGCTGCAAGCCATTCGCCCAATCCAGCTTCGAGCCCGCTGCGAGCAGGCTCCGCTAGCAAGGCTATGTCGCGCGACAGGGTCAGGCGGGGCGGGCCGAAATCGTCCGGCATTTCAATATCGGCCAGAATGCGGCCCTGCCAACAGATTGCACCGCGTTCGATTGCAAGTTCGGCAATGCCATCGCCAAGCAGCCATTCGGCCCGCTGTGCGAGGATATTCGGCAAGGCTTTCTCGCCAGCGGATAACAGCATTTTCCGATCCGCCAGTCCGGTGCTCGCATCGACAGTAAACCGAAAGCCATCGAGCTTTCCGATCAATTCCCCTTCAACCGTGATGCGGCCATCGGTTTCAAGCGTTACAGGGAGTGCGCCGGCATCCTGCCCAAGCGATTTCATCAGTATTGTTGTCCTTCGATTGACAAAGCGTTCCGTCAGCCGCGCGTGAAGCGCATCGGAAAGCTTTGCTTCGACTGCACGAGCCCGCGCTGCCATTTCATCCCGCGCCAGAACCCAATCCGGCCTTTGGCAGATATAGGCCCAGGATCGGATCGCGGCTATCCTTCCCTGCAAAGTATCAATATCGCCGCCCGTCCGGTCGAGTTCGGCGATGCGTGCCGCAATGAAATCCGCGCCAAGATAACCATCTGACAAATCCTGCCACAGCCGCGCAACAAAGCGGGAATGTGGATCGACACCGATCTGGCGAAAATCGGGCAGCGAGCACGCTTCCCAGAAACGCCGCACCAATCCGGCGCCTCTCACGGTTTTCGCAATGGGATCATCGGCAAGGCGTTTGAGCACGGCAAGATCGATCGCAGGCGGTGCAGCACGCAGCACATCATGACGCGGGCGGCTTTCCAGGTCTCCGATCAAGACTGGCAAAGTGTCAAAGCGCGGTTCCGCTTCGCGCCAATGCAGTTTGGTAAGCGGCGCGAATTTATGTTCTTCGATCGCGAAGACTTCTTCGTCGGTGAATTCCAATGGTGCGCCAGAGCGCGTGCCGCCGCCGGTCAGCGTGCCGAAACTGCCATCGCGCTGGTGCCGGCCCGCACGGCCGGCAATTTGCGCCATTTCCGCCGGGGTCAGACGCCGTTTTCGCCGGCCATCAAACTTGGACAATGCGGCAAATGCCACGTGATCAAGATCGAGGTTGAGGCCCATCCCGATGGCATCGGTGGCGACGATGTAATCAACCTCGCCATTCTGGAACAATTCGACCTGTTTGTTGCGGGTTTCCGGCGATAGCGCGCCCATCACCACGGCCGCGCCGCCTCTGAACCGGCGCAGCGCCTCTGCCATCGCGTAAACCTGCTCTACCGAAAACGCGACAACTGCGCTGCGCGGCGGCAGACGTGAAAGTTTGGCAGTGCCGGAATGGGTGAGTGTCGAAAACCTCGGGCGCTCGACCATTTCTGCACCGGGGATCAGGGCTTTGACAATTGGCTCAAGCGTAGCCGAGCCCAGAATCATCGTTTCCTCGCGGCCGCGCGCATTCAACAGACGGTCTGTAAAAATATGCCCGCGTTCCGGATCGGCGCCAATTTGTGCCTCGTCGATTGCGACGAATGCATGGCCGCCTCCCAGACGGTCCATCGCCTCCATCGTGCATAGAAAATAGCGCGCATTGGGCGGTTCTATCCGCTGTTCGCCGGTAATCAGCGCCACCGCATCATCGCCCTTGATAGCGCGAACCCTGTCATACACTTCACGCGCGAGCAGACGCAGCGGAAATCCCATCATCCCGCTCGAATGGGCGCACATCCGCTCAATCGCCAGATAGGTCTTGCCGGTATTGGTGGGGCCGAGCACCGCCCGCACGCGTGAATTGCTCGATGATTGGGTCACAAGGATGGCTTGTGTCAGGCTTGGGAGAAGGCCGCAATGGGGACTTTGATGCCTCTACCCGGCTATACGTGAAACCCCGTGGTTCGGTCTGCCGCACCGCAGACTCGATTGGTCGCTGGTTAACCACACATTTACTTTGTTTCACCAAGGTTTTCGGCCAGTAGACGTAAACCGAAGGCGCAAGGTGCCGTTAGGATATCGGGTTGGATCACATACGCGACATTTCTGAAGGCACTGCCGGACAGCACGATGATCTGTCCGAAGGGGCCAATGACGCGTCTGGCGGACCAAAACCGGATCTGGACACGTCCCACAGATTGGGTCTCGATCTCGAAAAAGCCGCCGCTGATATTCACGAGCCTGACAGTCCGGTATCGTCACGCCCTGTTTCACGGGCGGAACGCTATTCCGAATGGAAGCATTCGGCTGCGCGATGGATTGACGGGATCGACCTGACGCCAGATTTGGCTCAGAACATCGGGAGCCGCCGCTGGTTTCGCGGTTTGGGTACGATGATCGGGCTTGGCGCAGTCGCGCTGGCATTCTGGCCCAGCATGGCCCCGCTTGAGGCGCGCACTGCGATGCCTCAAGACGACAATGTTCGCGATGAATTCCGCAGCCAGATGATCATGCCGCTGGCGCTTGGCGCAGATAGCGGCCGCCGGATGGGTCCGACTGCCAAAGTCATTCCGCTCGCCAGCGCGCCGGAACGCCCGCAAATCTCTATGCTGGCAACGCTCGCTCCGGGTGACAGTTTTGCCTCCATGCTCCGCCGCGCCGGCGTTTCAAGCGGAGATATCGGTCAGGTCAGCGCGCTTGTCGGTCAGGCGATGCCGCTTGCCGAGATTGAGCCGGGCACCCAGATCGATATCGTTTTGGGCCGCCGGGCTGAAGAAGGGGTGCCGCGTCCGCTCGATACATTGAAATTCCGCGCTCGCTTTGATCTCGAACTCGAAGTCGCGCGGCAGGGTGTTGCCGAGGGTGCGTCAACAGGCGGCATGTTGGCGTTGCAGAAAAACGTGATTCGCGTTGACGATACCCCGCTGCGGGTGCGCGGCTTTGTCGGCGCGAGCCTGTATCGCTCGATGCGCGCAGCCGGTGTCCCGGCCAGCGCGGTGCAGGATTATATCAAGGCGCTTGATAACCAGATCAATATGGACCGCGAGGTCGCATCCACTGACGAATTTGACATTGTCATCGCCTATCGCCGCGCGGCAACAGGCGAACGGCAAGCTGGAAAATTGCTGTACGCTGGTCTTGAGCGGGATAGAAAACCCAGAACGCAATTGATGCGCTGGGGCGACGAGGGCCGTTTTTTTGAAGCATCGGGGGTGGGCGAACAGCGTAACGGGCTGGTCGCGCCGGTGCCCGGTCAGATTTCCTCGCGTTTTGGAATGCGCCGCCACCCGATCCTCGGATATCGGCGGATGCATTCGGGCATGGATTTCCGCGCTCGTCGCGGTACGCCGATTGTGGCCGTAACAGATGGGACCGTCTCTTCCGCAGGGCGCGCTGGCGGCTGCGGCATTGCGGTCAAACTCAAACATGGCGGCAATCTCTCGACGCGGTATTGCCATATGAGCCGGATGTCGGTGCAGCGCGGACAACAGGTGCGCCGCGGTCAGGTAATCGGTTATGTCGGTTCCACCGGCCTCTCCACCGGACCGCATTTGCATTACGAGATGTATCGCGGAGGCAAAGCCATCAATCCTGCGAGCGTCAAATTCGTCACCCGCGCGCAGCTTTCAGGCGCCGAGCTGGCCGATTTCCGCAGGCAGCTAAGCAAGCTTAAAGAGGTTGAAGTCGGTGCGGCGCTGCAAGACCTTACGCCGCTCAACAACGAGGCTGAAGAGCCCTTGCGCGAGATTGAAAAGATCGATTTGGCCGCGCGAACTGCCGAATAATCCGCTCCTGCCGCATTTTTACAATGTGATGTGATTGCAGCGCCCCGGCAAATGCGGCTACACCGCTGCGCATGACGGGAAAATATCCAAACACGCGCATGCGCCGCACGCGCGCCACGACATGGAGCCGCGCGCTTCACCGTGAAAACCTTTTAACACCGACGGACCTGATCTGGCCGCTCTTCGTGACCGAAGGCAGCGGGGTTGAAGATCCAGTCGCGAGTTTGCCCGGCGTATCGCGCTGGTCCGTTGACGGGATCGTCGCCCGCGCAAAAGAGGCGGTCGATCTGGGCATCCCGGTCATCGCGCTGTTTCCCAATACGCCGCCGGAAAAGCGCAGCGACAAAGGCGAGGAAGCACACAATCCCGACAATCTGATGTGCCGCGCGATCAAAGCGATCAAAGATGCCTGCGGAGAGGAAATCGGGGTCCTGACCGATGTTGCGCTGGATCCCTACACCAGCCACGGGCAAGACGGTTTGCTGAATGATGCGGGCTATGTTCTGAACGATGACACAGTAGCGGCTCTGGTGGATCAGGCGATCAACCAAGCGGAAGCGGGCGCAGATATTATCGCCCCGTCCGATATGATGGATGGCCGGATCCACGCGATCCGCATGGCTTTGGAAATGGGCCGTCATCCCAATGTCCAGATCATGAGCTACGCGGCCAAATATGCCAGCGCGTTTTATGGCCCGTTTCGCGATGCGGTGGGATCGGGCGATCTGCTGAAGGGTGACAAGAAAACCTATCAGATGGATCCTGCCAATTCCGATGAGGCGCTGCGCGAAGTCGAGCTGGACATCGCCGAGGGCGCGGACAGCGTGATGGTCAAGCCGGGTCTTGCCTATCTCGATATCATTTACCGCGTGAAACAGCAGTTCGGCGTTCCCGTGTTTGCCTATCAGGTGAGCGGCGAATACGCGATGATCGAAGCGGCCGAGGCGGCTGGAATTGGCGATCGTAACGCATTGCTCATGGAAAAATTGATCGCCTTCAAACGCGCGGGCTGTTCTGGCGTATTGACCTATCATGCACCGGTCGCCGCGCGCCTTCTTAATGGCTGACTTTCGCCTTGAGACGCAGCGTTTAATCCTGCGTGATTGGCGCGCGGATGATTGGCCCGGGTTCTGGCAATCGACCAACACCCCTGCGGTGATGCGCTGGCTTGGCGGAGTTCTTGATCAACCGAAAATGGCTGCGGCGCGCGCCCGGCTGGAAAGTTATCGCACGGATCATGGCCACACGTTCTGGGCGATAGAGCGCAAGCAGGATGGTGCGATTCTGGGCTTTTGCGGCCTCAAACGGTCCAATCAGGCGGGCGGGCCCATCGGAATGATGGAGGTCGGCTGGCGCCTGCGCGAGGATGCGTGGGGCCATGGCTACGCCAAGGAAGCCGCCGCTCAATCGCTTGCCGCCGCGTTTGATCGCTTTGGCGCAGACGAAGTGATCGCCATGACAGTGGAGGGCAATGCGCCGAGCTGGGGCCTGATGAAACGGCTCGGTATGCGCCGCCGCGCAGATCTCGACTTTGAAAATTCCGATTTTGACCCGGAAACCGGAGTGATCATCGTCTATTCGATCGACCGCGCCGCATGGGAGAGTGGCCTTGGGTGATCTGGTGCTGGAAACAGACCGGCTGGTCCTGCGCCAGATCGATGAAAGCGATGCCGCTTTGCATGACCGGGCGCTCAACACGCCAGCGGTGATGGGTCATCTGGGCGGAGTGATTGAATTGCATGAGATCGAAGCAAAGCACGCCAAAAGCATGGCGAGTTTCGCGCGCGAAGGTTTTGGCTTTATGATGATGATCGAGAAAGCCGGCGGCGAATTTTGCGGCGGCGATCTGGTCGGGCATTGCG
This genomic interval carries:
- a CDS encoding GIN domain-containing protein — protein: MIARIFKRLAPFAVLAMGVALTGCSNVDMTINGEEGVPLADLDIGGAAPTDLVVATDANVIVSEGETLNIVVEDDPDNALRFTLDESTIGVTSEPGFSFTDGSPVVRITMPAPQSIVIAGSGAVQAATVSSTPEIVIGGSGSVAIDSIAAETLEISIGGSGSIKGAGTAQRLEVTIGGSGDVLLAGLKADRAEISIGGSGNVAFASDGEVEANIAGAGDINVTGTAKCTLNSFGSGNLNCTAANSEAQAEPAITEEN
- a CDS encoding CarD family transcriptional regulator, encoding MASNAPAFTVGDYVVYPKHGVGRVIELQNEEIAGMQLELYVLRFEKERMTLRVPTNKVESIGMRKLSSDKTLKEAMETLKGKPKVKRTMWSRRAQEYEAKINSGEIVLIAEVTRDLFRPEDQPEQSYSERQIFEAASSRLARELGAMEESDEATALEKILEVLREHAPQYYNNDDDDS
- the fdxA gene encoding ferredoxin FdxA, translated to MTYVVTDDCIKCKYTDCVEVCPVDCFYEGENMLVINPSECIDCGVCEPECPAEAILPDTEDGLEKWLELNTKFSAEWPNITSQKEPPADADEHKGEEGKFEKYFSEAPGEGD
- a CDS encoding S4 domain-containing protein, translating into MKESGNEDCCDSIRLDRLLVYLRFARTRSAACAMIEGRAFRRNRQHVKRVSENVQIGDVLTFMQGDTVRIIEVLSLPDQRASPAAAKQHYRDLGIG
- a CDS encoding helicase-related protein, giving the protein MTQSSSNSRVRAVLGPTNTGKTYLAIERMCAHSSGMMGFPLRLLAREVYDRVRAIKGDDAVALITGEQRIEPPNARYFLCTMEAMDRLGGGHAFVAIDEAQIGADPERGHIFTDRLLNARGREETMILGSATLEPIVKALIPGAEMVERPRFSTLTHSGTAKLSRLPPRSAVVAFSVEQVYAMAEALRRFRGGAAVVMGALSPETRNKQVELFQNGEVDYIVATDAIGMGLNLDLDHVAFAALSKFDGRRKRRLTPAEMAQIAGRAGRHQRDGSFGTLTGGGTRSGAPLEFTDEEVFAIEEHKFAPLTKLHWREAEPRFDTLPVLIGDLESRPRHDVLRAAPPAIDLAVLKRLADDPIAKTVRGAGLVRRFWEACSLPDFRQIGVDPHSRFVARLWQDLSDGYLGADFIAARIAELDRTGGDIDTLQGRIAAIRSWAYICQRPDWVLARDEMAARARAVEAKLSDALHARLTERFVNRRTTILMKSLGQDAGALPVTLETDGRITVEGELIGKLDGFRFTVDASTGLADRKMLLSAGEKALPNILAQRAEWLLGDGIAELAIERGAICWQGRILADIEMPDDFGPPRLTLSRDIALLAEPARSGLEAGLGEWLAAKLEPLAPLRKLAQAARDPQAGSQARALLITLIDARGVISRENAGLEHLPKEMRPFLRKLGVTFGALDIFASPLLKPAPRQLLSALGLDKRPLQEAMLPVLKEAKQLPAGYRPAGSQAIRVDLAEKILRAAFETRAKASDATTKDRNPRFRLNLALPISIGLEEENARRLLGSAGFRMQRGRSLEEAAHGPPAPDSWTWRPRRAGETPRRGSKTENRKGKGKRPGSRSGNGNGSNDGATRTKPSNGTRGKPGTKGGARTPKPHTDTGPARAGGAFDGLADLLGG
- a CDS encoding M23 family metallopeptidase, which encodes MDHIRDISEGTAGQHDDLSEGANDASGGPKPDLDTSHRLGLDLEKAAADIHEPDSPVSSRPVSRAERYSEWKHSAARWIDGIDLTPDLAQNIGSRRWFRGLGTMIGLGAVALAFWPSMAPLEARTAMPQDDNVRDEFRSQMIMPLALGADSGRRMGPTAKVIPLASAPERPQISMLATLAPGDSFASMLRRAGVSSGDIGQVSALVGQAMPLAEIEPGTQIDIVLGRRAEEGVPRPLDTLKFRARFDLELEVARQGVAEGASTGGMLALQKNVIRVDDTPLRVRGFVGASLYRSMRAAGVPASAVQDYIKALDNQINMDREVASTDEFDIVIAYRRAATGERQAGKLLYAGLERDRKPRTQLMRWGDEGRFFEASGVGEQRNGLVAPVPGQISSRFGMRRHPILGYRRMHSGMDFRARRGTPIVAVTDGTVSSAGRAGGCGIAVKLKHGGNLSTRYCHMSRMSVQRGQQVRRGQVIGYVGSTGLSTGPHLHYEMYRGGKAINPASVKFVTRAQLSGAELADFRRQLSKLKEVEVGAALQDLTPLNNEAEEPLREIEKIDLAARTAE
- the hemB gene encoding porphobilinogen synthase, whose protein sequence is MTGKYPNTRMRRTRATTWSRALHRENLLTPTDLIWPLFVTEGSGVEDPVASLPGVSRWSVDGIVARAKEAVDLGIPVIALFPNTPPEKRSDKGEEAHNPDNLMCRAIKAIKDACGEEIGVLTDVALDPYTSHGQDGLLNDAGYVLNDDTVAALVDQAINQAEAGADIIAPSDMMDGRIHAIRMALEMGRHPNVQIMSYAAKYASAFYGPFRDAVGSGDLLKGDKKTYQMDPANSDEALREVELDIAEGADSVMVKPGLAYLDIIYRVKQQFGVPVFAYQVSGEYAMIEAAEAAGIGDRNALLMEKLIAFKRAGCSGVLTYHAPVAARLLNG
- a CDS encoding GNAT family N-acetyltransferase, which gives rise to MADFRLETQRLILRDWRADDWPGFWQSTNTPAVMRWLGGVLDQPKMAAARARLESYRTDHGHTFWAIERKQDGAILGFCGLKRSNQAGGPIGMMEVGWRLREDAWGHGYAKEAAAQSLAAAFDRFGADEVIAMTVEGNAPSWGLMKRLGMRRRADLDFENSDFDPETGVIIVYSIDRAAWESGLG